Genomic window (Lutra lutra chromosome 6, mLutLut1.2, whole genome shotgun sequence):
catagggagagaaatctgttttttgttttgttttgttttgtttttttgctggtAGGGTATTTACAAAAATTTTGACTGCAAGAGAACAACATAAAAGTGTTTATGGGGACAATGGGACTTGTGTCCTTATCCTGTATCTTGAGTGTAGCAGTGGCCACATGAGTGTCTAAAAATGTTGAAACTCACAGGCTTGTATTTTAAGAAGTCAATTTTGCTACatgtaaattaagaaaattgcctctaaaaatataaatggtgataggaacagaaaggaatgaaCCCATTTTTCATAAGAGAGTGAAGAGAATAAAAAGTGTAAGAATGAATTTcataaaaaggaaaggataaatTGAGGAATAAACTAGGAAATATTTGCTTCCCTGTGAATGTCTTACTGATTAGACAACTGACAACACTTCTATTATTCATGTAATTGaaactaattttatatttctacatatCATTTTATAAACATAGTTCAaaacccaaagatacaaaggagTGTAAAATAAAAGGTTATTCTCCTTATTCCTACCATTGTCAGATATTAAAGAAGTTTCAACATTGTTTGGGCAATCACACCCATTAGTGCTTTGTGTACATTTATAGTAATAAAATGGTTATATTATATGAATAtgcatatgttttatatgtatatacatttcattttcattaaacatAGCATAAGCAGCACACATTTTTCCATGCTGCACCATGCCTTTGAGGAGTCATTCATGAAGGAGATAAAATGTTAGGGAGAATcaaagaaaaggacaagaaaaaatagtttgtttCCGGTATAGGAGAATTCATGTCATGTCCTCGTACTTCAATCCAGACTGACCTGCAGGTCTTAGGATGCTGATAATATAGGGGAGGGATCACAGTAAAAGTTATGCTTCAGGCACTGGACAGATGGTCAAATGTTTTGAATCATTGAGCCAAAGCCTGAAAAAAGGCCTTACAGACCCACTAAAGGAACCTTGAGAGAAGGTGTGAATGTGGGATTTATCTGTCATATTATAGAATGAGATACATCCATCCTCATATTCTAAGAAAATACACATTCTGGTAGGGTGCTCTCTTACAGTAAGCTGCATTTCTGGAGAAGTGAGTGCCCAGTACTCATCTTTATAAAACCTGATGGCCCAGAAACCATCCTCAGATTTTACACAAATCCTCCCCTGCCTCATTACATTATTCCTGCATATTCCCAGGTCCCAGGCTCCACTATCTCTGATGTCTACTTCCCAGTAGCACCTCCCTGAGGTGATGATTGGGTGTCCTAGAACACAGGGAAGGGAGTTAAATCTCTGTGGGTCCTTAGGTAGATCTTGAGGCTTCTTTCCACAGCTTACACATCTGTTCTCTTCAGACAAGATGAGTGCAGGATGGGCTGTGACTGGATCTAGAATAACATTTGCTGCAAAGACAATAATATTCTCTGAAAGACAGAATAATATTCTCTGAAAAGGTTAGAGTGATCCTGGAAACAGAGATAGCTGTGTTAGCCTGAAATATCTTGGGGCTGTGGGAGGTGTATATATTCTCAGTGGAGTTTTTCATCTGCCCTCCAGAAACTTCTCCAGAGACTGAGCTGGAGCATAAGGAGTAGAGGCCCTCTTAGACCACCAGGGAATGACTCACCAGCCTGGAAAAATTCTTTCCTCCAGTctgaaaagaacataaatatgCATCATCAGCCCTAATATTTGAATTTATTGGCACAAGAGGTAATTTCTTCCCTCTAacacttattttgtttatttcccaaatttattcAGTAACTTTTGCTTGACCTAAAGTTTTCACTGCTTATCTTGTTAAATATTCCCATAAGAATTAATTCCTCtaacttgtattttctttggtaTTGAATAGAGATGTCCCAAGATAATTATCCTCTTTTTAAATAGGCAGTGAAGTTACATGTTTCCATTCCCCATCCCATTGCATTTAGGTGAGTTTATGTAACTGAGATATGGTCAATAAAATGTGCACGTGGAAACATACCATTTATACTTTTGACAATAAAATAgttcctatgattttttttttcattctcgtTCTCATTGTAACACTTTCCCACTCCTTCCCTAGGTACAAGGCTAAGAGCAAAGACTCTAAAAATGGATAATATAGGAGATCAGAAGATTCCTGGTTCTCAGAGGTACTATTTTGAAGGGAGTTGCCCCGGAGAGCCATAGAACCAGATATTCTCATATTATCATTTGCAAAAGTGAGGAATACCAAGCCATTGTGTTAACCATGGAGATATAGGTATTTTTACAAAAACCAAAGTTAATTATACTACTCAATGCAGGAAATACAGCCTAAAGATGAAAATGCTACTCTTAAACAAGAAAATGTGTGGTCTGGTTTAGTGCTTAGGCAATAGACATGACAAAACAGATAAAACTGACCACAAACATGGACATCCATAAtaagtagagaaaatatttgctaaaactGCTTCCCATGATCATTTGGAAAGCATATCATGTGTTCCTAAACACTGCAGATATGAaggaatatatttgaaaatagagcaCTCATTGAATCTGTTACTGACATCCCACTGAAAAACCTATtcattctcaaaataattatttacttttttttctggcataaatcaaaataaatagaaaaacccCAATAAATGGGCAATTATTAGAGTTTAAAAAGGTGACCTTTTCTAAACCAAGAATCAGCCCACCAACTGTCTTTGTAAATACAGTTGGAAGACAGCCACACTAATTCATTATGTATTCCCTATGGCTCCTTAGTGTACAAGGCACCACTGAGTAATTGTGAGCAGACCATACAGCCCACAAACCTTAAACTATTTATAATATGGATCTTTATAGAACAAGTATGGCAATCACTTTTCTAGACCACTCCGGAGAAGAGATGAAGTTAAATAGTGTTTTATTTGCACAAAGGAAGAGCGCAATTTCTTTATTGAACAAATTGACTTAAGGAAAAGAACAagttaaaatgatgaatttttcaTAGTTGCTTCAGGTGGCTTAAAGAAACCAACCATAAACGGAGATGTATAAGAAAGTAAATCAGATTGGCAACTATGTCTACAGTTACTTTGGATATAATTATCACTACATGAAGCTAACTGGGAGGAAATATATGAGAGGTCTACAAAATTCAGATGaaaaatttgtcaaaaataacatgaagcagggcgcctgggtggctcagtgggttaaagcctctgcctttggctcggattatgatcccagggtcctgggatccagccctgcatcaggctctctgctcagcaggaagcctgcttcctcctctctctctctgcctgcctctctgcctacttgtgatctctgtcaaataaataaataaaatcttaaaaaaaaaaaaaaagaacatgaagcaAAGGGCTTCTGTAATGACTTAATGAATGGCTTGATAAATTCTCTCTCCCAAAGCAACAATAAGACTGGAAAAGTTCTCAAATTGGAACTTTTGAATTCTAGAAATGCACAAAGGCAACTGACAAGGGCACACAGCAAATTGAGATACACTCAGGAAAAACTAAAATGACTAAtaaaaaaatgtccataaaaGGATCTTATCTCATTACAGTGGAATCaagttgaaaatgaaaacaggagcaaattttagaaataaagaaaaatttggtattaaacaatatatttataaataatctgtgggaaaaaaaggaaatcaaaggagaaTTTAGAAGCTATTCTGagttgaatgaaaatgaaaatattacaaacCAAAATCCACTGGATGCAGCTAAAAGCAGAGCCTAAACGGATATGTAGagggttttttttgctttgtttttgtttttgttttttgtcagagagagagagagggagaaagcaagcacaggtagacagagtggtaggcagagggagaagcaggcttcctgccgagcaaggagcctgatgtgggactcgatcccaggaccccgggatcatgacctgagccgaaggcagccgcttaaccaactgagccacccaggtatcccggATATGTAGAGTTTTAAATGCCTTCTATAGAAAAGGAGAATTAAACCAATTACTAATTAAACCAATAAACTAACCTTCTCCttaaagagattaaaaagtaAGTAATAAACTGAGCTTGAAGCaatcaaaagtaatgaaattatgaaattagaaatcaatgaagaaggggcgcctgggtggttctattggttaagcatctgcctttggctcaggtcatgttctcagggtcctggaatggagccatgttgtggactctctgctcagtggggaatctgcttctcccttctccttctgtgcctcccCGCTTCAAGctatctctctctaataaataaataaaatctttattaaaagatCAATCAATGAAAACCCTAAATTCATTATTTGACTGTGTCAGTCAGTTCAATAAATGTTCCTTCTTAGAAAAGTCagcaaagggggcgcctgggtggttcagtgggttaaagcctctgccttgggctcaggtcatggtcccggggtcctgggatcgagccccgcattgggctctctgcttagcggggagcctgcttcctcctatctcctctctctgcctgcctctctgcctacttgtgatctctgtcaaataaataaataaaatcttaaaaaaaaaaaaagaaaagaaaagtcagcaAAGTTCAATAATAAGAAGCACAGGCACTTGTTAATATTGAGTACCAGGTGTTGTGTGGAAGTTCTGAATTATGaaactatacacctgaaactaatattacacagtgtgtgaactaactggaattaaaaaaaaaaaaatttaaaaacttaaaaaaaaaagaaaaagagaaaaaaaatttaaaaccacagtaatcaactcacacatacacatgagGGGGTTTTGCAAGACAGGACATCACTATTAAACTCTCAGAAATTAGATGGCTAAAATGGGATTTCTATGAAAATCCCTATGCCACTAAATTAGACTTAGATGAAAtgcaaaaattctttaaaatgcaaattactgACAATGActtaagaaatagaatatctaGACAGAGCTCTAACAAGTAAGATTTAAAtaccttatttattaatttattaccaataaataataatattcattaagTAATTAAGTATTAAGTAATAAAACTtactaatttattaatatttgctaatttgttcatttgttaatttacttatttactaacTAAAATTTACTAATTTGTTAATATCTTAGTTACTTATTAGTGATAtaattataagaattatttttaattataaaacttcATCAAAGAAATTCCCAATCCCAGTTGGCTTTACTGGTGTActttaccaaaatttaaaaaaataaataatagaaatattcaaCAAAATCCTCTAGGAAATAAAGGAGGGAGAGAtatttctaaactcattttaggaggttTGTATCACACCAAATTCAAAGCCggaaaaaatatcacaaatatcttttatgaatacaaatgcaaaaactatcaataaaaattaacaaatagaaTATAACAAGACATACAAAAAAGATTATAGATCACCATCAAGTGGGGTTTGTGCCCAGGATGTAAGATCAGCTTAATGTGTGAACATCAATTAATGTCACAAGCCATactaataaaataatcaataaaatggcataatcatctcaataggcacagaaaaagcatttcataaaaCCCAATAccatcatgataaaaaaaatcaataaattgatTGTGTATCTATGAAAAATATACAACAGAtgaaatacttaataataaaataatgtgtttttttcacTTCATGGTAGGAATCAAGGCAAGGATATCTGCTTTTGCTATTTCCATTCAACATTGTAATTGAGATTCTATgcagttagtttttaaaaaaaa
Coding sequences:
- the LOC125101564 gene encoding butyrophilin subfamily 1 member A1-like, which produces MESLQLTLRPRSLRDAHLSSVSGYWRKEFFQAANVILDPVTAHPALILSEENRCVSCGKKPQDLPKDPQRFNSLPCVLGHPIITSGRCYWEVDIRDSGAWDLGICRNNVMRQGRICVKSEDGFWAIRFYKDEYWALTSPEMQLTVREHPTRMCIFLEYEDGCISFYNMTDKSHIHTFSQGSFSGSVRPFFRLWLNDSKHLTICPVPEA